The Candidatus Omnitrophota bacterium genomic interval CTTCTATCTTTGTCTGCTACCAAAGCCATATACAACGCTGGAGCAGCTTAATGAGGATTTACAAAAATTCATGGTTGAATATAACTTTAAGAGGCGCCATACGGGGTACAAACTTAAAGCTGGAGGCTTTGAGTTCCCGGGACACGCGTTCTTTGACATACGCGAGAAGTCTAACATTATCGAGATAAAATACTAAACTTTACGAAACTACAGGAGGTTCGTTACGCAAGAGGTGTCTCTATTCTAATCTACCTCGACTGGGAAATTGGACAATGGATGCGCCGAGTTCGTAGGATTTTAGGAGTGCGTCTTTCCTTTTGGGGGAGCTTTCTGTCATTTTGTCTATCCCACCAACAAAAAGTTCTTTTGAATATACTATTCCGATAGTTGCAAATAGCGCTTTTAGAACGCTTTTCGCGTTCTTTAAATATTCTTTCTTATCCTCACCTGCCACGCATATGAAGGCGCCATTCCTGCCGGTCTTTGAAGGTATATTGCCGCCTTCCTTGCGTCGGGCCATCCAAAGACTGTTGCACCTGTCTATCATCATTTTAAGTTGGGCCGTTATCGTACTAAAATATATGGGCGAGGCTATTATTATGTGATCGGCATCCTTGATCTTCTGGTATACCATCTTCATGTCATCATTATGCACACACACGCCGGTATCTTTACACCCCCAGCATTCCTGGCATGGTTTAAAAGAAAGGTCATTTAATATTATTTTATCGGTTTGCGCGCCGGCTGCCCTGGCGCCATCTAAAGCTTCGTCTAATAGAAGGTTGGTAAATCCTTTTTTCTTTGGGCTGCCGCTTATTCCGAGGACATGCATTTTAGAGGACACTACTTTCCTTTTGTCTTCAACCCTATGTTCTTGGCTATATCCCTAAACTCTTTCTCGCTTAATTCTTCCAGGCTCTTATGCCGCTTTCCAAGATGCTCATTAAATTTTATCGCCTTTTCCTGCATCATCTCATGCGTTTCTTTGGACCCTCCAAAGAGAGTAAAGTTCTTACCTTTAGTTACTCTGACATGGCCGTCCTTGCAATCTAAGCCCATGCCAAGCAATATCTTTTTATATATCCTACTCACATCACCCCTCTTTATATCCTGTAGACGCTGTCACCCTGCCTGACACGCGATTTTACTAAAAGTCCTATCTCCTGCCCTTTCATGCCTTCCTGAATTTTAGCATGATCGAGCTGTATGCTCTTTACCGCCTCTTTAAAATCCGTAGTGTGCCCCTTTATATATACATTATCACCGACCTTAAGGCCGTCTTTGAGCAACATCACCGCCGCCGCCTTAACATGGGGAAAATAGTGCGTAACCTCTCCGATCTTTTCCAGTGAAAGCTCCGGAGCCTGCTTCTTTACCTTTATTACCTTCTTTGCCTTTGCCTTGCTGACTTTTCTCTTCGCTGCCTTCTTTACTTTGGGTTTTCTGGCATTAGCCGACTTACTTTTAGCTTTAACAGCTTTTCTTGCCTTCTTCTTAGCCATAATTTACCTCCCATAATTTTCATTCAAAATATTCGCTATCGCTGTATTTGTATTTACAGATGCCTCTCTTAGACCCGCGTATAAAATCCATAAAATAGTCGAGCTCTTTTGAGGGTCCGAGTTTTTTTATTTCGTCTATTGCCTGAGTGGTATTAAGATTTGATTTACAAAGCAATTTGAATGCTTCCATTATCTTGTGAATCGTATCACGTCCAAACTTTGCCCGGCGCAGCCCAATAAGATTAACGCCTCTGACCACCGATGGGCCTCTTACAAGCAAATATGGAGGCACGTCCATATTTATGCCGGAAAATCCGCCGACTATTACATAATTGCCTATGCGGCAGAATTGATGGACCACCACGTTGCCGGAAATAAATGAACTGTCGCCAACTTCGACGTGGCCGGCAAGAAGCGCGCCATTGGCAAGTATCACGTTGTTGCCTACATGGCAGTCATGGCCTACATGAGAAACGGCCATAAGATAGCAATTGTCCCCTATTGTTGTGCATTCGCCTTCTTTTGTGGCGCGATGTATTGTGGCATACTCTCTTATTACTGTATGCTTGCCTATCTTCGTCTGCGTCTTTTTATTTACATCGAACGTAAGATCCTGCGGCAGATGCCCAACCACGGCGCCCATATGAACCTGGGAGCCATCGGCTATGGTCGTACCGCTGCAGATGTGAGCATGCGGCCATATCTTCACGTTTTGATCTATAAAAACATCATCCTCTATAATCGCATAAGGGCCTATCTCTACGCCTTCGGCAATTTTAGCCGATTTACTTATTACGGCAAGCTCACTTATCTTGGTCATTTAGCCTTCCTTTCTGCTTCGCCCTTCAAATAGTAATAGCCGGTAGGGCTACGCAGCAACTTGCTGTAAGGTGCTACGAAGCCATACCCGAATTTTATTTATGGGATGGCGAAGTAGACTTCCTGTGGATGCTGTCCAGTAATTTATTTATCGCATCAGCCACAGGTTTTACATCATCGCTCTTCCTTAAATGTATCCTGTGGGCAAAATCGTGATTTTGTGTAATCTTATGCAGCTCCTTCTCTATTCTCTGTAATGGGCCGGCAAACCTGTGCGAAAGAACTGTGCCCCACCATATTAGAAGAAGAAATAGCGGCGGCAACCCAATCGCAAGCATAGCGTTTATCTTCTTCACTACAGGAAATAGATTATACGCTATGGACTCCGGAATACCAAGCTGTTCTGCGACAAGTGTAAATATAAGGTAATATAGACACCCTATAGCGAATAATAACGGCACCGCCATGGAGATGATCAAAAGAAGCAGATATTTCAACTGCACACGCTTATTGGTGAGTATACTTTTTCTGCGAAACAATATCTTTAGAGGGTTTAGCGGCATGAAAGCCTCCTTACTCTTTATACCCCAGGTTTATCTCATCATACATAGCATCGGCGCTTGTGCCGGTATGCTCTGTATTTGTCATAAACGCCACGGCGCCTATATCAAGCTCCGGCTTGGTCCCGAACGCTTTACTATAATCGGCAATTATGTCGCGATCTTCCTGAAGCCATTTCTTATCTTTGTTTGGGCCCGTCTGCGCGACAATTAATTTAATATTCTTTGAATAAGGACTGGTTCCAATAGTCTCTTCGGAAAGTGTTTCGGCCCAAACATACTCCAGGACTTTCGAATTTGTAAAAAATAACGCGGGGAATATCACATAGACACGAGCCGCGAAATCGTCCTCATTTTCTGTCTCAAGGCTCTCCTTGTTCTTCTTCTCGGGAAACTTATCAACGTTCCATTTCCAACTTATAACAGGGTTTTTCCCCTTAGCATCAAGCTTGAGCTTGTAATACAGAGCTGACGCCGTGCCATTACTGGTGGCTCTCACATACGACAACGGCTGATTCTGCTCTACCTTATATACAACCTTGCCCCTGAATATCTTCTCTTCCCACTCCTTGAGCGCGGCTTCCTGGG includes:
- a CDS encoding flavodoxin family protein, encoding MHVLGISGSPKKKGFTNLLLDEALDGARAAGAQTDKIILNDLSFKPCQECWGCKDTGVCVHNDDMKMVYQKIKDADHIIIASPIYFSTITAQLKMMIDRCNSLWMARRKEGGNIPSKTGRNGAFICVAGEDKKEYLKNAKSVLKALFATIGIVYSKELFVGGIDKMTESSPKRKDALLKSYELGASIVQFPSRGRLE
- the lpxA gene encoding acyl-ACP--UDP-N-acetylglucosamine O-acyltransferase — its product is MTKISELAVISKSAKIAEGVEIGPYAIIEDDVFIDQNVKIWPHAHICSGTTIADGSQVHMGAVVGHLPQDLTFDVNKKTQTKIGKHTVIREYATIHRATKEGECTTIGDNCYLMAVSHVGHDCHVGNNVILANGALLAGHVEVGDSSFISGNVVVHQFCRIGNYVIVGGFSGINMDVPPYLLVRGPSVVRGVNLIGLRRAKFGRDTIHKIMEAFKLLCKSNLNTTQAIDEIKKLGPSKELDYFMDFIRGSKRGICKYKYSDSEYFE
- a CDS encoding DUF3047 domain-containing protein, whose amino-acid sequence is MTRKKTSIIYIFIIPIIAVVLAFIAYNVVLKSYFKPKQKAEIVKSFPFTQEAALKEWEEKIFRGKVVYKVEQNQPLSYVRATSNGTASALYYKLKLDAKGKNPVISWKWNVDKFPEKKNKESLETENEDDFAARVYVIFPALFFTNSKVLEYVWAETLSEETIGTSPYSKNIKLIVAQTGPNKDKKWLQEDRDIIADYSKAFGTKPELDIGAVAFMTNTEHTGTSADAMYDEINLGYKE